Genomic segment of Arachis stenosperma cultivar V10309 chromosome 4, arast.V10309.gnm1.PFL2, whole genome shotgun sequence:
catgtagttcaaatattattattcaggaaaaaaaaaaaagcagtcGAATGAAAGGGACTGGAAGTACCTCATAGGAAAATGAAGGATCCTTTGAAGCACGTTGTTGAAGATAACTATAAAGAATGGACACAAACTAATGTTATGTTCTTAGTAACAAGTAACACTAACAAATATAAACAATACATCCAATACTAGGATATCTCAGAAGAAAAGCAGTATTGTAACTTGTTAAACCACAGCTCCATATAGTACCAATTTATACAAGAAAAAGGTATCACATAGCTTCTATAGACTGATTACGGTGGTTATTGTAGGATAAAAAGAGATTAAAATGTAAAATATCATTTGACGATTAATATTTGTTGTGCATTAATTCAcctaaaaaaagaagaaatcaaAAAAGCTCCTGCAGATTGCAGGCGTATGGAGTATATAATTTCAAAGAGTCAAATATACTGATCAAAATTTCTGATGAACATAACATAAAACTACTTGACAGAAAGATCAAGTTAGACTAACACAGTTGTAACCAAACACAAATCCTTCCATTCTATTAACACTAAGTATATAAGTTGGTAAAATCAAAAGTGCTTCAACTTACTTCATAGTTTCTTCAAGAGCTCCGGGAAGCCTATGCTCCTCGTTGAATGCAGGAATTATCAAGGACATGTACTTTTCTGCTGGATCAACAACATGTGGGCAAGGAACCTAAATAAGCAAGAGTCAAAACCAATTCATAACAGAAAGCTATCCTCAGATCTAAGATGCATATCAAGCTATTACACAGAACCTATATAAACTTGAGAGAGATTTTCACTAAATTTTCCATCACATTTTGATCACTTTCACAATGTCCTGTGCATTATTACTCCAAAATAATAGGAAACATAAGTTAAACCATGTTGTTACTATAAATCTGCAATCTTCAATGTCTTAAAGCCGTACAATTACAGTAAAACTAAATTTCAAAACAAAACGATGAgcaattgataattaaatttcGCATCACCAAATCGACATACCTGTTTCAACGAGTTAGGATCCTCAAAAATCGCCGGAACTTCAACATGCctaaagagaataaaaaataaaatgtcaaAGTAACAATTCACGTCCGTATAACAATTCATGTCGAAATTATTCGCAAATTGAAGAACATACAGATGATTGTTTCTTCTTCTATATGCTTCAACGATGActatgaagatgaaccctacgACCGCAATCAGGAAGAAGTTGACAAGAAGATACATGTACTCCTCCATTCCTTTAAGACGATTTAGTAGCTCTTGTTATgttatgaagaagaagaagccattgttcacaggaagaaaaaaatagaagattCAGTGAGATTCGAAAAGCGGTTTCAGAATTTCATTTTTACCAGATTGAGCTGAACGAAGAGAAAGTTAACTAACAGAGAGAGCTCAACGATGGTTTGGAACTTCGATCAAGTTTTGGAGATGAAGACTTTCAACCCGATCCAATGGTCGTTTCATCGTTGCATTCGGTGTTTCGCTTTTCTTTACCGGCcattatttttttgtcttcAGCTCTCAGTGTATGGGCCATTGGGCCTTCTTAGCCCAATTCACATTACCTCGGACTATTTTTTGGACGGGACCCTCTCAGACTGTTTATGTACGTTTTAACTCTTGGGCCTATGGGCCGTGTCGATGTTGCTTAGTTGTGGAAGTAATcatacaaaaaacaaaaaagtataAGAGCGCCTAAGTGTAATAGTACCTTTTGCACACAATGACAGTAATTTAAAACCATTTTGAGTtgttaaccaaaaaaaaataaaaccatTTTGAGTTAATCTAGGAGTTAGTTTACTAATCCGCCTAAACAAATGTCGAGAGTTCGAATTTTGTCTTCTCCATGTAGCAACTCATTAACCAACAACAAACCTAGAACTTTGATTCGCAACGGAACCTATGTGTCCTTCTGATTACAAAAGTCAATAATctatttgtaattaaatttaatgatggacttatttgttttcaaaataaaatatcagagaattatttattattttttattttatttatgcattttatttaaattttcatataaaacaaTTCTTACTTTGTATTGCTATTATTGCTTATTGGTTGTTATTCTTACCCTGTTACATTGTGGTCATATATACCATGATTAGAATTGGAAATTCCATTATTAGTTTACACTTTTTTAGAAAGTTTCTCTCCATTTCACATCCTACCACAAACACATGTCCATTGAGTGAAATTCTTTTCTTAGTTAGAATCTTGATAATAGAATTCAaatattaacataaaaaaaaaaaaaaaaactctaagAAATCTACTTGAGTCTCTCCTCTCTTATAATGAAATTGCAAGTTATCCCATGTGACAACACTACATAATAGAGAGCCTTTTGTGGTGGATGGCATGGTATGGAACCACAGTGCAGGCCTACTACAATTATTGTGCTCAAAACTCCAAAACAAGAGCATTCTACTTGGCTCTCTCAGGGGTCAATCTCATCATCACATATCATAAAAtgatgaatataaaaaataattgtcaaCACAAATGGCTACAAGTTATTGGAATAATTTGCTTGCATTGCACATACTGGTCTATATCTATATATGTGTACATCAATCAGCAAGGCCTTGTTAGATAGAAAGATATGTTCCATGATTCTTGTGAAAACTAAAGTTTGTTGGCACCTTAACATGGGGTCCTTCTCATGCTATGATTAAAGGCATAGGTGGGCACAAgctaagaaaaaagaaaatcatgGGCCTCTTTCCCTTTTTAATTTTCCCTTCCACTTTTCTGCTCCATTGGAAGCTTTAAGCATAGGGAAACTCTGGCCCTGTTATTCATCCTCCATCATCATTATGTTCCCAGTTATTAATCTTGTAATAATCTATTCTATTGCAACAACAATTGCATGCAAAAGATAAAAGATGATTCCAGAGCTGATAATACtatcataaaattattcatcctaaaaatttaaattaataaaaagaagtaacatgaataattatataatatcttttattttacataaattttttttatattttatgttttagaaTTCTGATACTaggttataaaattatttattctaaaaatttatattgataaAAAGAGACAccattaataattatataatatctctaacaaaaataattttgtatctTGTAATATTGTATTAAGAATatagaagaaaaagatttaatGAACAACTTTATTTTAATGAGTGATTTGTAAAAATCTAAGAATATATCGTTATGTTAGGTAATAACTGGCCTAAACTTACGTTACTACATTAACCATATGCtttcaacaattttttttttcattttaccATTACAATAATTAATCAgagtaaaatataatttaaaaagtaaaaactcaagtgtagtcgacttcacgtaaagttgatagttggacaggcgttagataaaaatttaatcaaatcagtcaaatcatcttATGATTATCAGCTATTaacttcacatgaagtcgaTACTTGaattttcactaatttaaaaagCAGTTCAGCAATCTCCAAAGAACCTATCTCGACTCTTCCATTGCACGTTCTATGATTCAGTAATCCGGAGTGTTAAAAGAGCAGTCCCATAATAATTCACATAGTGGCAGTACTCATAGCAGTCCTGCTTcgaatattaattattttaccaaTTTTTTCCAGACAGAGTATGTATTATGAGGATCCCTTTCTACATTTCGAGAATATTTGGCATTTTGCAACTCACCAAGTATATTTCATAGCATTTAATAAACACTGGAATTAGAATATAGTTCGTGGATCTCGGGTAAGATAGAGATAGTGGCACAATTTTCCACAAAACAGCATTTATTTGCAGcaggaaaaaaaatatagaaatatatTGGATAGAGTTAGTTTTTGTTCTTGTATTAAAAgagaaattttaaataattagtgttttaatagttttaagtttttaattattgattttaattatatatattttatgattgatattagtttatataattaattattaaaattactaaaatacaCTATTTCtaaaatacttaaaatgttTTCGACAGAATATTAATATTCTTTATGTGCATTATTCAATTTTCATTCTGCTAATAAGTGCTTTACTGATTTTTTCTCATTTTAGATATAATTATTCTGATGGTCATTATAATTttgtcaaatttataattaaatttttatattttttaattaaatttttatattatttttaattatgtaattaagtttttttacgttaaaaatattaaaattaataaaatattttttaaaaaaaatatatgatcaaagatttaattatatttttaattttaaatacttttaatttaCGAAAATTATTcagataattttaatattttttatattaagaatgatataattacaaaattaaaaataatataaaaattattaaaaaaaacataaaaatctaattaaaaatttaataaaattataaggacaaaaaataattaaacctcaTTTTTATTACATTATATATCATAGTCTATATTTAAGGAAACAAGATATTTGAGTAAATCTTACCAAAATATACAAAAGTTTTGAACCACTAAATTATATGTACCTGTAGTAGCAAGTAAGAACAAGAAAGTTAGATAACTCTTAGCTTGTCCCTCCTTGACAAATTTGTTTTGACATATGTGCCAGCCAAAAAGACAATAAATGCAAATCTGGACTCACTATAAATTTTCAGATTTCACATACCCAATTATTCATCATGCTAAAATTACAGTTCATTTTCACCTCAAATCCAACAAAGAtcagaggaaaaagaaaaagaaaacaaatacagatcaaacaagagatatatagaTGATGAACAAATAAatcaatattaataataataataagccTCCCCAAAATTCCAAAGAAAGAGTACTAATTAACAATAACaaactaaacaaaaataatatttccAATAATGAAGATCCTAATTAAGATTGTATTAGTGAGCCATGGCTGCTGGTACCTGATGAGTAATGCTTCTTTGATTTGGCATAGAAAGCATGGCAGTGTGATCCAAGAAATCTTTAAGCTCCACAACAGATTGAAGAACAGTTCTAAGATCCTCAGAACAAGAGAATCCAAAGCTACCAATTTGCCTAACAGCATAGACATAGAAAGTGATGCAACCTTTTCTGAATTTGAACCTTGCCATCTCAGAACCAACAAGGCCTCTTATGAGTTTCTTGTTGACTTCACCAAGAGCAATCTCATGTGGCCATGTTCTGTCAACTTGTGACTTCATTGCTTCATTCTCAAACACAAACACAAGAACCTTTGACTTCTTTGTTCCTAGGCCAAGTGTTAGGGTGTGCCAAGCATGGTGTGCTAAGATTGTGAAGTTTGTGGGAAGAAAACATGATGTTGATGGGAATGGAAGAACCTTAGTGTTACtattcttgttgttcttgttgttgttgtggttGGTTTTGGTTGGTGGGAATGAAAGAACTTTGAGAAGCTCCAATGGTTTTGCTCTTCTTATTGTGAATGATTTCACTATGAATTGGCCTCCAAATCTTAGACCCTTTACCTCTGAGCTTGGTTTGAATGAGAAATCTTGATGCTTTATTGTTTGATCATTATTGGGGTGTTGGTGTTTTTGcttcttgttcttcttgttcttctctttttctttttctttttctttttctcccatGGTAGCTACCAAGTAGTGAGAGTAAGTAGGTgtgagaaagagagagagagatttatttcttgtttgatatcatatcatatcataaCAAGAACACAATCtatggcttttttttttcagtgtTTTGTTACCCTTTTTTTGGTGGTATAACAGAGTGGATTGGTTGTATAGTCAAAAAGTTGCAAAATAGAACCAAGTTgttggtcgagtggtcagctcactcgtccgcttaagcaagtgttaGGAGTTTGAAccccgccttgtgcatgcagcaacctATTAACCAGCGACAAACCCTTAAATCGAGCTCAGATCCGCGACGgattaatttttaatctatCCTTAACCTGTTGGGTTGGGGAATACTGTTtggataaacaaaaaaaaaaagaagatacaaaaagtaattaaattggattgatttagtaattaatttattcattcGTTTAATTAAACTTTGtctatttaattaaatattagaaatttaaattttatcttgtaaatataataattaattaattaacgtCACACTCttagataaaattttaatttataacaaattaattcttgttgaattaaaaaatataataaccaaaaaaaaaacaaccacTTTGTGACTtgcattaatttttaaattcagcCATTTTCTTGTAGAAGAAAAAAGGGGCATTAGTTACTAGTTAGTACAAGGTAATAATAATGAGGATATTTTGTTTTCCATGTTACTCTGTCTGATAGTGTTCAGgagtataaattattaaaatatttttatgattcTATTATCTATCTCTTTTGGTAAGATTTGGATTGGTCTTTCTGTATCAATggaatatttttaatttataataatggGAACTTTTTTAGACTATAAAATTACTacatgaaaaacaaaattatagatTATGATAGTGATTGGATGATAAAAATAATGTTCActcaattttataaaaaaagttaagATAATACTGCCTTCATTTAAAATTTTGGTTAGGGTTTAGTTATTTCTTGCTAAACTAAAAAACAACtgtcaaatcaaataataataataataataataataataataataataataataataataataataataataatagacaATTTTGCTGTGTTACAAAAATTGATTAAAGGTAATAGTCTAAGaataatatatactaaaatactGTTGATAGTAAataaaaggtttaattattctatttgtCTCTatagttttgcaaaatttttaattaggtctctatacttttttttcttttaattgagtttttgtaccaaattttttttaattgggtccctatattttttttcttttatttaaattcctataccaattctttttttttttttaagttggaTCCTTATAAAAGTAAGCCAATTactattaaaaagaatttaattaaaaaaaattaatacagagatttaattaaaaaatatatatatataaaaacctaattaaaaattttacgaaATTATAAAGACCAACacaataattaaacctaaataaaaaaagtaaaagaaaagataaatatttGATTCAACAATAAATCATGATGATTATTGGATAAAACAAACATAGTAATGCACAGTTGCACACCATAAGTTGTTCTTATCTTGTTAACCTAACAAATCCCCATTAAAAAAATGAGCAGTGTAGTTAGTACTTAGTATACGtcaaatgaataaataaataaaataagcaGCAGCATAAGgaattaattttaaatcattaatattaattaatatttttaatttatatttttaaaaaatttaggatctaaacttgtgatttaaaatttaaaaaaaaataaaattgactgatatttattgaaaaaattaatttttaattaaactcATAAAATAGTATTTCACTATTTATATAttgtatactttttatttttagtattaaaataattaaataaccGAGTGGAATAATGCAAATTGGA
This window contains:
- the LOC130974327 gene encoding uncharacterized protein LOC130974327 isoform X1, yielding MGEKEKEKEKEKNKKNKKQKHQHPNNDQTIKHQDFSFKPSSEVKGLRFGGQFIVKSFTIRRAKPLELLKVLSFPPTKTNHNNNKNNKNSNTKVLPFPSTSCFLPTNFTILAHHAWHTLTLGLGTKKSKVLVFVFENEAMKSQVDRTWPHEIALGEVNKKLIRGLVGSEMARFKFRKGCITFYVYAVRQIGSFGFSCSEDLRTVLQSVVELKDFLDHTAMLSMPNQRSITHQGQSFPMLKASNGAEKWKGKLKRERGP
- the LOC130974327 gene encoding uncharacterized protein LOC130974327 isoform X2, with the protein product MGEKEKEKEKEKNKKNKKQKHQHPNNDQTIKHQDFSFKPSSEVKGLRFGGQFIVKSFTIRRAKPLELLKVLSFPPTKTNHNNNKNNKNSNTKVLPFPSTSCFLPTNFTILAHHAWHTLTLGLGTKKSKVLVFVFENEAMKSQVDRTWPHEIALGEVNKKLIRGLVGSEMARFKFRKGCITFYVYAVRQIGSFGFSCSEDLRTVLQSVVELKDFLDHTAMLSMPNQRSITHQVHII